The following are encoded together in the Primulina tabacum isolate GXHZ01 chromosome 18, ASM2559414v2, whole genome shotgun sequence genome:
- the LOC142532373 gene encoding uncharacterized protein LOC142532373, with protein sequence MEWFGGNVHESIFPPTKLAQLRMDISSFRQKDGETLHTAWGRFRKMLRRCPQHGFSSSEHVQIFYNGVDPSVRSMLDAAANGSLYRKTPRVALEIISNMAENSAGWTDIKREKKAGVLEMDVLNALTAKIDGLAHQFSQLKSNQANQVQGIVIEEQPIFDEEANTENSLNPTHISPLPIPQQVRQQGLLVPAAPPGFKQEDQRPIYEDFMMKHIVGMETGLQNHDAILRSDTEKNPKGVNAVSTVIKAEEEEPKRQNSTDMEAKNDGGVKPKMEYAKEQNTQTTRKTAILQNKLPPKLKDPGSFSIHCTIGNSNFNKALCDLGASINLMPYSCFEKLGIGEVKPTTISIQLADRSIKYSRGVIEDVLVKVDKFIFPIDFVVLNMEEDREIPLILGRPFLATGRALIDVQKGELVLRLNDENVTFNVFRSMKYPGSSDCYRIDAIENIVECSVHDTFIEDPLEMLLVNPKSTESDREEVEECMNYLEGSKPLPRSVNLKIGELGHIPKSLKPSIEEPQFLELKPLPPHLIFIFEGRRILRGIPMRR encoded by the exons ATGGAATGGTTTGgtggaaatgttcatgaatcaatATTTCCACCCACCAAGCTAGCACAACTGCGTATGGATATATCATCTTTTCGCCAGAAGGATGGGGAGACATTACATACAGCTTGGGGAAGATTTAGAAagatgttgaggaggtgtcctcaACATGGTTTCTCTTCATCTGAACATGTTCAGATTTTCTATAACGGAGTAGATCCTTCTGTGCGTTCCATGCTAGATGCGGCAGCCAATGGTAGCTTATACAGGAAGACTCCACGAGTTGcacttgaaataatttcaaatatggcTGAAAATAGTGCGGGTTGGACAGATATTAAACGAGAAAAGAAGGCTGGAGTTCTTGAAATGGATGTGTTGAATGCACTTACTGCTAAGATTGATGGGTTGGCCCATCAATTCTCTCAGCTGAAATCAAATCAAGCAAATCAGGTCCAAGGAATAGTCATCGAGGAACAACCCATTTTTGATGAAGAAGCA AATACGGAGAATTCCCTTAATCCAACACATATTTCTCCACTGCCCATTCCTCAACAAGTGAGACAACAAGGATTATTGGTACCTGCAGCACCTCCAGGATTCAAGCAAGAAGATCAACGACCAATTTATgaggattttatgatgaaacatattgTGGGAATGGAGACGGGACTGCAGAATCATGATGCTATCTTACGAAG TGATACTGAGAAAAATCCAAAAGGAGTGAATGCAGTGAGTACAGTGATCAAGGCCGAGGAAGAGGAACCAAAGAGGCAGAATTCTACAGATATGGAGGCAAAGAATGATGGAGGAGTGAAACCAAAAATGGAATATGCTAAGGAACAGAACACTCAGACTACACGGAAGACAG CTATTCTGCAAAATAAATTACCTCCTAAGCTTAAGGATCCAGGTAGTTTCTCCATTCATTGCACTATAGGTAATTCTAATTTTAACAAAGCattgtgtgatcttggtgctaGCATAAATCTTATGCCTTATTCCTGCTTTGAGAAATTGGGGATTGGAGAagttaaaccaaccactatTTCCATTCAACTTGCTGATAGATCTATTAAATATTCTAGAGGGGTTATAGAGGATGTTTTGGTTAAGgttgataaatttatatttccaATTGACTTTGTTGTGCTAAACATGGAGGAGGATCGTGAGATCCCCTTAATTTTAGGTCGTCCTTTCTTAGCTACTGGAAGAGCTCTCATAGATGTGCAAAAAGGTGAGTTAGTTTTGAGGTTGAATGatgagaatgtaacttttaatgttTTTCGTAGTATGAAATATCCTGGATCTTCTGATTGTTATAGAATAGATGctattgaaaatattgttgagTGTAGTGTGCATGATACTTTTATTGAAGACCCACTGGAGATGCTTTTGGTGAACCCAAAGTCCACGGAATCAGACAGAGAAGAGGTGGAGGAATGTATGAACTACTTGGAGGGATCAAAGCCTCTGCCAAGATCTGTGAATTTGAAGATTGGGGAGCTTGGACATATTCCAAAATCACTTAAACCTTCCATAGAAGAACCCCAATTCCTCGAACTCAAACCACTTCCtcctcatttaatatttatttttgaaggaagaagAATTCTTCGAGGAATTCCTATGCGAAGATGA